The Leptospira sp. WS60.C2 genome includes the window TCGGTATAAAGTCCAGGAATGGAAGCTTAAGTTATCCCAACGTTATGAGGATTTGGACAAAAAAGGCCGTGAAAAGCTGACGATCATGGTCATTCCTCACACCGATCGTAAAACCATTAACTTTGTCATCTCTTACAAAGCCATTTCCATCTTTATTGGAATTATGGTGATCTTACTTGTGATCAGTGCAGTGAATGTTTTATCACATAGTGGATCGATCCACCAACTAACGGAACTCAATTTAACCAATAAAGACTTCATTCGACAATCTTCCAAAATGAAGGAAGAGGTAAACTCCTTACACGAAACGATTCAATATTACTATGATCGAATTTCTAATCTCTACATCAAATTGGGTGGAGATCCATCTCGTGTTTCGAAAGGGATGGGTGGCCAAGCGGGTCAGTTCCTTGCTTTACAAGGTACTCCACAAACAGACATCACTGACGAATCGTTTCGTATCAAAGAAGACATTCACAATTTAAAACTATCTTCTGAACTTTCTGAAGAAATCATCAAACTCATCAAAAAAAGAAAGAGTATCATCAAAAACACTCCTTCCATCTGGCCAACAAAAGGATATGTTCTCTTTCCTTATGGAAAGTATATCTCTCCCATTACTGGTAAAGAGGAATACAATCGAGGATTGGATATCGGATCCTTTCCTGGGGCAGAAGTCATTGCCACGGCACCTGGTCTTGTTTTTGATACTGGTTATTCACCAGCAACTGGCTATTATGTAAAAATTTCCCACAGATTTGGATGGAAAACGATCTACTCTAATCTAGATCGTATCCGAGTAAAGAAAAACGAAAAACTCTCCAAGGGTGACATTCTGGGATATGTCGGAAAATCTCCTGAAAATCCGATTTACCATCTTCATTATGAAGTACATGTTGGTACCCAAGCGTTGAATCCGTTTTCGTTTCTCAACCAAATCCAAGAATAATGTCCAATCCATCTACAGAAGAAGAATTTTTAGTTAACAGCATCATCGGTGAAGGTGCAGAATTCACCGGAGAATTTAAGTTCCCTGGCCTCATTCGCATCGACGGCAAATTCCGTGGAGTTCTAGAAACTACAGGAAAGGTACTCATTGGAAAATCAGGAATTGTCGATACAGATATCAAAGCACGTGTGGTGGTTGCTGGCGGAGAAATCCGTGGTAACATTTATGCTACTGAGCGTGTGACACTTCTTTCTAGTTGCCGATTAGAGGGGGACATTGTGACTCCACGTCTTATCGTCGAAGAAGGAGTTGTGTTTCACGGTAAATGTACAATTAACCCCACTCGTCATTAGGCGGGTTTATGATCATTCAAAACAACAACCCCAAGTCGATCTCTTCATCGACAAAAAAAGGTTCCAAAGAAAAGCTAAATGGTTCCTTTGCTCCTGTCGATGAATCCAAACAAAGTTTTTTAGAAATTTTAGAATCCATCGTTCCTTCTGGAAAAGAAGAAACAAGAGAACTGAACGAACTTTGGAAAGATTTACCAGACCTAGAAAAAGATCTGATCAAAGACCCCAATCACAAAAATCTCGAATCTTACAAGAAACACATCAAACAAATTGCGGAACTCATTCTCAAACGAAACTATAAAGTGATGCAAGCACCTCAACGTGGACGAAATGACCAGAAGGATGTTCGGTATGTAAAGGTTGTAGATGAAAAATTAGATCTTCTCGCCAAAACAATGTTTTCACCAAACAACAGTGCCTTTGTTATTTTAAAACAATTAGATGAAATTAGGGGTCTACTGATTGATCTAAAAGGATAATTCGTTGCAAACACCTGATCGACCAAAGTCGAAAAATCTACGCGTTCTTTCCAAAACATTTTCCTATCTCAAACCATACCGAATGCAAATGATCCTTTCTTCCTTTGCATTACTTTTCACAGCGGGAGTCACACTAGGTCTCGGACAGGGGTTGCGTCATTTAGTAGATGCTGGTTTTTCAGCAAGATCCAAACAAGAATTAGGTTATGCACTCTTATTTATTATTTTCGTTGGAATTCTTCTGGCGATTGGAACCTACATTCGGCATTACACTGTCTCGTGGATCGGAGAACGAGTTGCATCCGACATTCGAAAAGATGTTTTCCAACATATCATCTTCATCCATCCCAGTTTTTTTGAATCTAACTCTCCTGGGGAAATCCAATCTCGTATCACAACCGATACCACTTTGATCCAAACAGTCATTGGATCTTCTGCTTCCATTGCCCTTCGCAATATTTTAATGTTTGTGGGTGGGATCATATTTCTATTCATCACTAATGCGAAACTTACAATGATAGTTCTCCTTAGTGTCCCTTTCATTGTATTTCCGATTTTGTTTTATGGGAAAAAAGTTAGAAACTTATCCCGAAACACACAGGATAAAATTGCAAACATTGGAACCTACGTAAGTGAATCACTCCTCAATATCAAAATCTTACAATCCTTCCATCACCAGGCAGTCGACATTGAAAAATTCTCAGATACGGTGGAAGATGCGTTTTCTGTGGCTGTGGCAAGAATTAGGCAAAGAGCACTTCTCATTGGAACTGTCATTTTGTTCATTCTCACTGGGATCAGTTTTATGTTATGGGTTGGTGGAACTGACGTGCTCGAAGGAAAAATCACTGGTGGGGAACTCATTGCATTTTCCTTTTACGCGATCATGGTCGCAAATAGCGTGGGGGCCGTTTCCGAAGTTTTAGGTGATTTGCAAAGAGCCGCTGGAGCTACAGAAAGACTCATGGAACTTATGTTATCCGAATCGGAAATCAAAGATCCGATTCATCCTAAAGCAATTTCCGAAGTCTTCGTGACAGAAAAAAGTAGAAAGGCCAATGGAAATTCTAACTCGCAAAATGGACTTACCATTACGCTTGCAGAATTAGAATTTTCATACCCGTCACGTCCTGAGCAAAAAGCAATCAAGGGAATCAGTTTAGAAATACCAGCGAACCAAACAACGGCTCTTGTGGGACCTTCGGGTGGAGGAAAGAGCACGCTCTTTGAACTCATCCTTCGTTTTTATGATCCTACTTCTGGTTCAATCTCCATTAGCGGTATCAATATAAAAGACTTACGTTTGGAAGACTTACGCTCTCTTATTGGCTTTGTTCCGCAACAACCCATACTCTTTAGCGGAACATTACGAGAAAACATCGCGTATGGAAAACCAAACGCTAGTTTTGAAGAAATCCAAAAGGCCGCAGAAAGTGCTTATGTGACCGAATTCTTAAACCAACTTCCTAATGGATATGACACCAACTTAGGTCATTTGGGAACGAGACTCTCTGGTGGACAGAAACAACGGATCGCGATTGCAAGAGCTATCTTACGAAATCCGAGAATCCTTTTACTGGATGAAGCAACGTCTGCTCTCGATTCAGAATCGGAACAAATGATCCAAAGAGCTCTAGACTTTTTAGTGAAAGAAAGAACAACCATTATGATTGCCCATCGGTTGTCTACGGTTGTGAAATCAGATCAGATTGTTGTGATTAAAGAAGGGGAGATCGAGTCCGTAGGAACGCATGACGAACTCTTACGATCAAGTGAGTTATATGAGCGGTTAGCGAAATTACAATTTCACACCGAGTTGCTCTAAGATTCGTTCCATATCGCTTAAGTTCGCATACGAAAAAACTATCTTTCCTTTTCCGTTGGTTTCATTGTGAGAGACTTCCACTTTGGAACTAAATTTGTTTCGTAACTTTGTTTCTAGTTTCACGATACTTGCATCTCGTTTATCAGGAACATTTGTTGAAGAACTCGATTTTCTTTCCGGATTCAAAAGATTCGAAACATAGTTTTCGACTTCCCGAACATTCCAGCCTTCGCTTATCACTTTTTGCGCAACTTCGAATTGTTTTTTTGAATCA containing:
- a CDS encoding M23 family metallopeptidase, producing MEVKQRLHLIFYRLRYKVQEWKLKLSQRYEDLDKKGREKLTIMVIPHTDRKTINFVISYKAISIFIGIMVILLVISAVNVLSHSGSIHQLTELNLTNKDFIRQSSKMKEEVNSLHETIQYYYDRISNLYIKLGGDPSRVSKGMGGQAGQFLALQGTPQTDITDESFRIKEDIHNLKLSSELSEEIIKLIKKRKSIIKNTPSIWPTKGYVLFPYGKYISPITGKEEYNRGLDIGSFPGAEVIATAPGLVFDTGYSPATGYYVKISHRFGWKTIYSNLDRIRVKKNEKLSKGDILGYVGKSPENPIYHLHYEVHVGTQALNPFSFLNQIQE
- a CDS encoding polymer-forming cytoskeletal protein produces the protein MSNPSTEEEFLVNSIIGEGAEFTGEFKFPGLIRIDGKFRGVLETTGKVLIGKSGIVDTDIKARVVVAGGEIRGNIYATERVTLLSSCRLEGDIVTPRLIVEEGVVFHGKCTINPTRH
- a CDS encoding YaaR family protein, with translation MIIQNNNPKSISSSTKKGSKEKLNGSFAPVDESKQSFLEILESIVPSGKEETRELNELWKDLPDLEKDLIKDPNHKNLESYKKHIKQIAELILKRNYKVMQAPQRGRNDQKDVRYVKVVDEKLDLLAKTMFSPNNSAFVILKQLDEIRGLLIDLKG
- a CDS encoding ABC transporter transmembrane domain-containing protein; translation: MQTPDRPKSKNLRVLSKTFSYLKPYRMQMILSSFALLFTAGVTLGLGQGLRHLVDAGFSARSKQELGYALLFIIFVGILLAIGTYIRHYTVSWIGERVASDIRKDVFQHIIFIHPSFFESNSPGEIQSRITTDTTLIQTVIGSSASIALRNILMFVGGIIFLFITNAKLTMIVLLSVPFIVFPILFYGKKVRNLSRNTQDKIANIGTYVSESLLNIKILQSFHHQAVDIEKFSDTVEDAFSVAVARIRQRALLIGTVILFILTGISFMLWVGGTDVLEGKITGGELIAFSFYAIMVANSVGAVSEVLGDLQRAAGATERLMELMLSESEIKDPIHPKAISEVFVTEKSRKANGNSNSQNGLTITLAELEFSYPSRPEQKAIKGISLEIPANQTTALVGPSGGGKSTLFELILRFYDPTSGSISISGINIKDLRLEDLRSLIGFVPQQPILFSGTLRENIAYGKPNASFEEIQKAAESAYVTEFLNQLPNGYDTNLGHLGTRLSGGQKQRIAIARAILRNPRILLLDEATSALDSESEQMIQRALDFLVKERTTIMIAHRLSTVVKSDQIVVIKEGEIESVGTHDELLRSSELYERLAKLQFHTELL